In Ascaphus truei isolate aAscTru1 chromosome 2, aAscTru1.hap1, whole genome shotgun sequence, the genomic stretch cgcgggtcagtactgtatagcagctctccttctcgcagtctctctctctcactcagtctctctgtctcttactcagtctctgtctctgtctctcactcagtctctgtctctcactcagtctctgtcactcactcagtctctgtctctgtctctcactcagtctctgtctctttgtctctcactctgtctctctgtctctcactcagtctctcagtctctcactcagtctctctgtctctcactcagtctctctgtctctcactctgtctctcactcagtctctctgtctctctcacactcagtcagtctctctctgtcagtcacgcactcagtcacacacacacgcgctcagtcacacacacacgctcagtcacacacacacgcgcttagtcacacacacacgcgctcagtcacacacacacgcgctcagtcacacacacacgcgctcagtcacacactgtcgctcagtcacacgctcagtcacacactgtcgctcagtcacacgctcagtcacacactgtcgctcagtcacacgctcagtcacacgctcagtcacacgctcagttactcagtcacacactcagttactcagtcacacacacacacacactcagtcacacactgtcactcagtcacacactgtcactcagtcacacactcagtcactcagtcacacacacacacacacacacacacagtcactcagtcacacacacacacacacacagtcacactcacagtcactcagtcacacacacacacacacacacacacacacacacacacacacacacacacacacacacacacacagcagcagatcttctccccctcactgtagtccgtaattcacatcacatgcaaagcttcgcagagctctgaggagggaggaggggggagaaggaggaagcagAGTCACGGGCGGACTCACTGGTTTAGCTGCTGCTTTAGGAAGCGTGAgtgcagggggaacggagacagatgggaggggggaacggagacagatgggaggggggaacggagacagatgggagggggaacggagacagatgggagggggaacggagacagatgggagggcagagggaacagggagatcgagcGCTCCATAATGAAAACAaccatgaaggaggttgcaggagtgttgaggtgcgcacgctgccccctggtgtccatactcgcgaagcacgtgtacgtacacaggggtatggtgcaacaaacaaaatgtacgtacttgtgagtgtacgtaaagcgggtgtatgtaaaacggggtatgcctgtacactgtaaataacttcataacttcagttcagtggtACTTACTGGcatgcgagacatattaatacattccgtcacgcatgacgctcccaatgagactaaatactaccgtgtaatactaaaatgaagagagatattaatatctgtctctaaaggaccggctaaacatcaggtgtctgtaatccttatgtgcgaatcagtcccacgaatacacatatgaagCTTTTAGcccgttcagccgaggacatctcataatattcttgtatttaataaagtcactcattctgtagccccactcctaaatcaggggcgtttggccagtctaccaaatggaagtgtctggcaggatactatggtttgtaagtgtgagttataacactcacaaaccacaCCAGCTTCCTGCAACcatttggtcgcattccttagtaggcaggcatctttgagggtaacttaaacaaagggctagaatcactattcaactattaacccttgccctcccggatggatcccagtgtttgtgtggtgcagtcactggaacagaaacaatacatttttacaggggaataaacagttggatggctgaagcaaggcaaaaacacattaggaccccagtccagttaacccctttcttcccaggtgagagtagagggtggccaaatggggtgtaacccctttaatcccgggccaaatcccctctctcttgacaggtACCCTAAATCTAGATTAAAGGACTTAAAGGAGCCGCTGGCCTCCTTGCTCAACTCGCTGTCGGTCTGGGAGGCGGCCAAAAATAATCGCTCAATGACCTCAAAACACACTTTAATGACCCCTTTATACAGcaatccagattttgctccagggttAGAGGGCAAGAATTTCACGCTATGGCGGAAATTGGGGTTCAGGAGGCTGAAAGACCTGGAGGGGAGAAACATTATCAAATCATTTGACCAATTAAAGTCAGAAAAagacatccccaacacagaattccttagatacctccaggtctggGCATTTTATATCAAACACTCAGCAAGACCACCGctaactaattttgaaaagctctgtgtgcggggcacCGACACACGGGTACTGATTTCTGCTTTGTACAGAGATGTGATCAGAGCCAACAGGGACGGTACACGTAGACCCAGATTCATGACTCAGTGGGAGACAGATCTGACAGGGCCACTAAAAGACGAGGACTGGACGGAAATCTTTAAGGCAGCTGCCAGTAGCTCGATCTGCACGACTTTAAAGTAGAATtcatataaagtaatgatgaggtggtatctcaccccagttagattggctaaatttatcccaggcagtgcggggaaaggGGGGAGCTGGTGCACATGATGTGGTCCTGCCCACAAATCATACCCGTTTGGAGTCAAATTAGAGATTGGTTGCAGAGGATCTTGGGCTTCCCaattcagctagacccgtggctgtttctgttAAGCAAACCTACAAAGGAAGTATCAAGATCGgggaacaaattaattgcacattttgcaacggctttgaggtgcgagaccgcagcattgtggaatcagaaagcaattccatcaataggaaaaattcggaacaggatttggtttgtttgccagatggaaaagttgacgagtttggttaacgacactggcccaaatttccaaaaggtctggctgcccTGTGTGGCACAGACGGTTAGccagggggtgagcaatgccaccgtctGGCTCTGACAGGATCAGGCGAGTTCTCCTCTGATGGGCAGTGAGGGTCGGAGACGGAAGAACTAGGAGACGATAGTggacccccctctccccacggGGACACTGAAGTGGGCGGGCACCCTCCTTACCCAGGGCTACGGAGTTAAAGCAAGGAGCGATCTCAGATCATCTGCACATGTTAGAAGAGCCTCGGTGACACCTCccccaaacccctccccccccccaattcctcACCTTCTTGTCCTTCCCTTCCCATGTCTGTTTAGATGTTGTATGTCCATAATTGTTTTTTTACGGTACTTATTATATGAATGTATGCTATATACTTAAAACCcaataaaaagtttaaaaaaaaacgcaTGTTGCACAGgttgcatttctccgccattggagtccaTGGCAGAAACACAATTTAAACAATTCACCATACTCCGTTTGGTTGATCAGAGAGGGATCGTGAATTGCCATGCAATCAGGCCGGAGCGGTGactgcatggtggccaaatcccagccctctagttcttaccgaaccggagatatgggttccCAGTTTATGCAGTTTTTCACTTAGCGTTTTCACCGCCTCGCGGCTTTCCTCCACCATTGTGGTCAATGGCGTGGCCCTCGTGGTGGGAGCGACCCTTTCCCGTGGCCATTAGCCATCGGACCCGGTTAGGGTCGAATAAGGGGTTTcccctgagctaggggcaaaaagaataaGACCACTACCTGCCCTAGGACCGGAGTTACAATTTTAATAGGTTTGAACTTGGCCATGACCAAGTTCCCACGGCACTTTACTGATTAAaggctctttcttttttttttattacttgaatttttattgagcattttttcatacaaaataagaattaacaaaacatataacagataaaaaaggggggagtgggaaggtgggggccgcacgggtaaaatcatcatcatcatcatcatcctcatatctcccccagaacccctcactatcaacctttgcgatactccccatctatctctcatacccccatctctccccctccacccacacacacacacacacacacacacaatactcccactccacatcacacacaataccccgTTGCACACCACACATaccacacccccctgcacctcacatcactctctcccctgcacttccaatgaccctcccctgcacctccaatgaccctcccctgcatctccaatgaccctcccctgcacctccaattacatcatctcgcccccccccccttcccttctctacCTTGCGgtggaggaggcggcggcagagcaggcaggaatgGAAGCACGCTCTAGAAAGCAGCAGgttggaagtgcctcaatgctagagcgcgctgctaccctgcgagagggagagcggcctcgcgggggagggggagagcgggctcgcgggaGAGCAGGCTCGCGGGGTGGcgcgggagagcggactcgggagggagggggagagcaatCCACTCCACTGTCTAtaccaaacacacactcagtcctcTCTCTGACAGTCCCCATCCCCACGCCTCTCTGCCAGACCCACCCCCACTCTGCAGCTGCTGATAGGAATGCCATGGTAAGAAGTAATGGCAAGTATTGCGTTACCGTCCATTTTTATTACTGCAGTATTACTATGCTactggtatattgcccaaccctacttTGAACAATCACATATTTTATCTCATGTATGAATCCTCATGTGTGTAATGAGGCTGATcctctgtgaaaagctttccccacactatgtacatggaaatggtttctcccgtgtatgaatcctgtggtgggtgaggaggtGGCTCATTTGAGAAAAGCTTTGCccgcactctgtacatgtgaatggtttctcccctgtatgtatCCTCTGGTGTATGAGGAGGTTGTTCTTAACCCTGtgcggtccaattaattttcaCTAAGTGCGCCAGCAAGTTTAATTTATTTTCCAGAAAAAAACCacatacaggttttttttactgcgcgcgcacactctcacactgcgtGTGCTCTCACTGGGCGCGCGCACTCACTGCGCGCGCACGCTCTCACTGCTCTAAAGCTCTTTATCTTTGCGCGCGCGCAATCTTTCTGCATACCTCCGATATCAGCTGCTTTGTCTGCAGGGcttgggggtggaggaggggagggatcagTGCGGCTGCTGGGAGAAGGGGAATGCAGGGGACTCACagcccacacactgcccccccctacccAGATGTCAGCTGCTTTGTCTGCCTGAGCGGTTGGTTCGgtgcagggttgggggggggagggggagggaggaggagaggaatcagtgcggctgctgggagaaggggactcagtgcagggctggggggggagggaggaggaggagaggaggaatcagtgcggctgctgggagaaggggactcacagcacacacacagccagccccctcccccccaccacctatGTCAGTGCTGGGAGAAGGGGAATGCAGGGGACTCacagcacacgcacacaccacacacgcacAGCCCCCCTACCTCCGATGTCAGCTGCTTTGTCTGCCTGTGGGGATTGGTGTggggattggtgtggggctgtaggggggggtgatcggtgcagggctggggggggggggggaggggaatgatcggtgcagggctggggggagcgggggaggaggaggtatcAGTGCGGCTGCTGAGAGAAGGGGAATGCAGGGGACTTGTGCTGCAGCCGGCGCCTCGCTCCacatcctcctccttcctccacccGATCCGACATTGGATCGCAAGTGGCAAAATATTTTGTCGGATATATTCCGACATTGGCCCGGAAAGGGTTAATACAGAatggtttcccacactctgtagaTGTGAAtcatttctctcctgtatgaatcctctcgtGTCTGAGGAGTTTtctcttagtactgaattgtttcccacactgtaCAAGTGattggtttttctcctgtatgagtcctctggtgtctgagaagactgctcttaactgtgaattgtttcccacactgtaCAAGTGattggtttttctcctgtatgagtcctctggtgtctgagaagactgctcttaactgtgaattgtttcccaccctctgtacatgtgaatggtttctcccctgtatgagtctgCTCATGTTTGAGGAGACGGCTCTTAATactaaattgtttcccacactctgtacatgtgaatggcttctctcctgtatgaatccgctcatggttgaggagctctgtcttctgacaaaagcttttactacacactgcacatgtgaatgatttctcccctgtatgagtcatctggtgtatgaggaggtttttcttaatactgaattgtttcccacactctgtacatgtgaatggcttctcccctgtatgaatccgctcatgtatGAGGAGCCCCACCTTtgtagaaaagcttttactacacactgcacatgtgaatggtttctctccagtatgagtcatctggtgactgaggaggtttctcttaatactgaattgtttcccacactctgtacatgtgaatggtttttctcctgtatgagtcatctggtgattgaggaggtttctcttaatactgaattgtttcccacactctgtacatgtgaatggtttttctcctgtatgggtcatctggtgtatgaggagactgctcttaaatgtgaattgtttcccacactctgtacatgtgaatggtttctcccctgtatgagtcatctggtgtctgaggaggtttttcttaatactgaattgtttcccacactctgtacatgtgaatggtttctcccctgtatgaatccgctcatggatgaGGAGCCACGCCTTtatagaaaagcttttactacactctgaacatgtgaatggtttctcccctgtatgagtcatatgGTGACGGAGGAAGTGGGTcttattattgtattgtttcccagactctgtacatgtgaatggtttctcccctgtatgaatccgctcatggttgaggagaTCTGTCTTCTGAGAAAAgtttttactacactctgtacatgtgaatggtttctctcctgtatgagtcatctggtgtctgaggaggtggctcttagtactgaattgtttcccacactctatacatgtgaatggtttctcccctgtatgagtcatctggtgtatgcGGAGGTGgctcttagtactgaattgtttcccacactctgcacatgtgaatggtttctcccccaTATGAATCATCTGGTGATTGAGGAGAGTCCTCTTGGTACTtaactgtttcccacacactgtacaagtaaaatgagtcactgctgtctgaatcatctggtgtgaaagaag encodes the following:
- the LOC142488452 gene encoding uncharacterized protein LOC142488452, translated to MIQTAVTHFTCTVCGKQLSTKRTLLNHQMIHMGEKPFTCAECGKQFSTKSHLRIHQMTHTGEKPFTCIECGKQFSTKSHLLRHQMTHTGEKPFTCTECSKNFSQKTDLLNHERIHTGEKPFTCTESGKQYNNKTHFLRHHMTHTGEKPFTCSECSKSFSIKAWLLIHERIHTGEKPFTCTECGKQFSIKKNLLRHQMTHTGEKPFTCTECGKQFTFKSSLLIHQMTHTGEKPFTCTECGKQFSIKRNLLNHQMTHTGEKPFTCTECGKQFSIKRNLLSHQMTHTGEKPFTCAVCSKSFSTKVGLLIHERIHTGEKPFTCTECGKQFSIKKNLLIHQMTHTGEKSFTCAVCSKSFCQKTELLNHERIHTGEKPFTCTECGKQFSIKSRLLKHEQTHTGEKPFTCTEGGKQFTVKSSLLRHQRTHTGEKPITCTVWETIHS